One stretch of Vulpes lagopus strain Blue_001 chromosome X, ASM1834538v1, whole genome shotgun sequence DNA includes these proteins:
- the LOC121482598 gene encoding calcineurin B homologous protein 3-like — MPNPKQYWKKNSLCKKFHRTSIQRLLKNSRKNSLTAKKKKKKKKKKNLHRRFKQLSGDQPTIRKENFNNVPDLELNPIRSKIVRAFFDNRNLRKGSSGLADEINFEDFLTIMSYFRPIDTTMDEEQVQLCRKEKLRFLFHMYDSDSDGRITLEEYRNVVEELLSGNPHIEKESARSIADGAMMEAASVCVGQMEPDQVYEGITFDDFLKIWQGIDIETKMHVRFLNMETIALCH; from the exons ATGCCGAACCCCAAACAGTATTGGAAAAAAAACAGCCTCTGCAAGAAGTTCCACAGGACCAGCATTCAGAGGCTTCTGAAGAACAGTCGAAAG AATTCCCTGaccgctaaaaaaaaaaaaaaaaaaaaaaaaaaaaaaaatctccaccgGAGGTTTAAGCAGCTGAGTGGAGACCAGCCCACCATTCGCAAGGAGAACTTCAATAACGTCCCTGACCTGGAGCTCAACCCAATCCGATCCAAAATCGTCCGTGCCTTCTTCGACAACAGGAACCTGCGCAAGGGGTCCAGCGGCCTGGCCGACGAGATCAACTTCGAGGATTTCCTGACCATCATGTCCTACTTCCGGCCCATCGACACCACCATGGACGAGGAGCAGGTGCAGCTGTGCCGGAAGGAGAAGCTGCGATTTCTGTTCCACATGTATGACTCCGACAGCGACGGCCGCATCACCCTGGAAGAATATCGAAATGTGGTGGAGGAGCTGCTCTCGGGAAACCCGCACATCGAGAAGGAGTCGGCCCGCTCCATCGCCGACGGGGCCATGATGGAGGCGGCCAGCGTGTGTGTGGGGCAGATGGAGCCTGACCAGGTGTATGAGGGGATCACCTTCGACGACTTCCTGAAGATCTGGCAGGGGATAGACATCGAGACCAAGATGCATGTCCGCTTCCTTAACATGGAGACCATCGCCCTCTGCCACTGA